A region from the Triticum urartu cultivar G1812 chromosome 1, Tu2.1, whole genome shotgun sequence genome encodes:
- the LOC125548637 gene encoding putative uncharacterized protein DDB_G0277003, whose protein sequence is MAAAAAAAGDSGEQLLLHLELAFLALEPPACVLTLARKAGGGSVTPHVQNFILENCIATNVGGGPDCTYVKTILKKVIAEVESSSDIVIDELYEEFGRCMSSRANNSELSMAKIYKEISFLSPAYDNVSSNPVSLVARLLCSTNMLEGDTGCCLWPSSLFLSEFILSFPHLFAKKCCFELGSGVGLVGVCLNHVGASKVILTDGDASTLTNMKANMEMNNLCIEDFQLVKESKNKVECKYLSWEEACESDLRDYQRDIVLGADIIYNPSCVPHLVRVLCMLLRGDDGRRESVNAATNGEIGDEVSGTTAAGGPVAYIATVIRNADTFNCFAKAAADAKLSVVDITSSAAPSSFLPYMISYDRSSVQLLKITLLS, encoded by the exons ATGGCTGCCGCGGCGGCTGCTGCAGGGGACTCCGGCGAGCAGCTGCTGCTCCACCTCGAGCTCGCCTTCCTCGCCCTGGAGCCCCCCGCCTGCGTCCTCACCCTCGCCAG AAAGGCTGGTGGAGGTTCTGTCACGCCACACGTTCAAAATTTTATTTTGGAGAACTGTATTGCCACTAAT GTAGGGGGAGGTCCAGACTGTACATATGTAAAAACTATTCTTAAAAAGGTTATAGCTGAGGTGGAATCATCATCAGATATTGTGATTGATGAACTCTATGAGGAATTTGGCCGTTGTATGTCGTCAAGAGCG AATAACTCAGAGCTTAGTATGGCCAAGATCTATAAGGAGATATCTTTTCTTTCTCCTGCAT ATGACAACGTATCCTCGAATCCAGTAAGCTTGGTTGCTCGACTATTATGTTCTACTAACATGCTCGAAGGGGATACAGG GTGCTGTCTTTGGCCATCAAGTTTATTCTTATCTGAGTTCATTCTTTCATTCCCACACCTTTTCGCCAAAAAATGCTGCTTTGAG CTAGGTTCTGGTGTTGGTTTGGTTGGTGTATGTCTTAACCATGTTGGTGCTTCCAAG GTTATTCTTACTGATGGTGATGCATCTACACTAACAAACATGAAGGCAAACATGGAAATGAATAACTTATGCATTGAGGATTTTCAACTAGTAAAAGAAAGCAAGAATAAG GTAGAGTGCAAATATCTTTCCTGGGAAGAAGCGTGTGAAAGCGATTTAAGAGACTACCAGAGAGACATAGT TCTTGGTGCAGACATTATATACAACCCGTCCTGCGTGCCCCACCTGGTACGAGTACTTTGTATGCTACTTAGAGGTGATGATGGACGACGTGAAAGTGTCAATGCGGCAACCAACGGAGAAATTGGTGACGAAGTATCTGGGACCACTGCAGCCGGAGGTCCTGTGGCCTATATCGCCACGGTTATTCGGAATGCAGACACTTTCAATTGCTTTGCCAAGGCGGCTGCTGATGCCAAGTTGTCTGTTGTCGACATTACCAGCAGCGCGGCTCCGTCCAGTTTTCTTCCTTACATGATCTCATATGATAGATCGAGCGTGCAACTTCTTAAGATTACGCTATTATCGTAA
- the LOC125548616 gene encoding serine carboxypeptidase 2, with product MMRTMTGRLPPAVAAVAVLLAALACLLRPAAAVEPSGHAADRIARLPGQPAVDFDMYSGYITVDEGAGRALFYLLQEAPEDVQPAPLVLWLNGGPGCSSVAYGASEELGAFRVTPRGAGLVLNEHRWNKVANVLFLDSPAGVGFSYTNTTSDIYTSGDNRTAHDSYAFLAKWLERFPHYKYRDVYIAGESYAGHYVPELSQLVHRTSNPAINFKGFMVGNGLIDDYHDYVGTFEFWWNHGLVSDDTYQRLREACLHDSFIHPSPACDAATDVATAEQGNIDMYSLYTPVCNITSSSSSSSSSLSQQRRSRGRYPWLTGSYDPCTERYSTAYYNRRDVQTALHANVTGAMNYTWSTCSDTINTHWHDAPRSMLPIYRELIAAGLRIWVFSGDTDAVVPLTATRYSIGALGLPTTTSWYPWYDDQEVGGWSQVYKGLTLVSIRGAGHEVPLHRPRQALVLFQYFLQGKPMPGQATNATVA from the exons ATGATGAGAACTATGACCGGTCGTCTCCCCCCAGCTGTGGCCGCGGTGGCGGTGCTCCTGGCGGCGTTGGCGTGCCTCCTCCGGCCAGCTGCCGCCGTGGAACCGAGCGGCCATGCCGCGGACCGCATAGCCCGGCTGCCCGGGCAGCCGGCGGTGGACTTCGACATGTACTCCGGGTACATcacggtggacgagggcgccggaCGGGCGCTGTTCTATCTGCTGCAGGAGGCGCCGGAGGACGTCCAGCCGGCGCCGCTCGTGCTGTGGCTCAACGGCGGCCCCGGCTGCTCCTCCGTCGCGTACGGCGCGTCGGAGGAGCTCGGCGCGTTCCGCGTCACGCCCCGCGGCGCCGGTCTCGTCCTCAACGAGCACCGCTGGAACAAAG TGGCCAACGTGCTGTTCCTGGACTCGCCGGCCGGCGTGGGGTTCTCCTACACCAACACCACCTCCGACATCTACACCTCCGGCGACAACAGGACGGCGCACGACTCGTACGCCTTCCTGGCGAAGTGGCTCGAGAGGTTCCCGCACTACAAGTACCGCGACGTCTACATCGCCGGCGAGAGCTACGCGGGGCACTACGTCCCGGAGCTGTCGCAGCTGGTCCACCGGACGAGCAACCCGGCCATCAACTTCAAGGGCTTCATGGTCGGCAACGGCCTCATCGACGACTACCACGACTACGTGGGCACCTTCGAGTTCTGGTGGAACCACGGGCTCGTCTCCGACGACACCTACCAACGCCTCAGGGAGGCCTGCCTCCACGACTCCTTCATCCACCCCTCGCCGGCGTGCGACGCCGCCACGGACGTCGCCACGGCGGAGCAGGGCAACATCGACATGTACAGCCTCTACACGCCCGTCTGCAACATcacctcgtcgtcgtcgtcgtcctcctcctccttgaGCCAGCAACGGCGGTCCAGAGGGCGCTAC CCATGGCTGACCGGATCGTACGACCCGTGCACGGAGCGGTACTCGACGGCGTACTACAACCGGCGGGACGTGCAGACGGCCCTCCACGCCAACGTCACCGGCGCTATGAACTACACGTGGTCGACGTGCAGCGACACCATTAATACCCACTGGCATGATGCTCCGAGGTCCATGCTTCCCATTTACAGGGAGCTTATTGCAGCTGGCCTAAGGATTTGGGTCTTCAG CGGGGACACGGATGCGGTAGTCCCCTTGACAGCAACGAGGTACTCCATCGGCGCTCTGGGTCTTCCAACTACCACCAGTTGGTACCCTTGGTATGACGACCAGGAG GTTGGCGGTTGGAGCCAGGTGTACAAGGGTCTTACGCTGGTCTCCATCAGAGGCGCGGGCCACGAGGTTCCTCTGCACCGACCGCGGCAAGCGCTCGTACTGTTTCAGTACTTCCTGCAGGGCAAGCCCATGCCAGGCCAGGCCACAAATGCGACGGTGGCTTAG